A genomic segment from Glycine max cultivar Williams 82 chromosome 1, Glycine_max_v4.0, whole genome shotgun sequence encodes:
- the LOC100820109 gene encoding cysteine-rich and transmembrane domain-containing protein WIH2 — protein MSYYNQQQPPVGVPPPQGYPPEGYGKEGYPPPGYPPAGYPPAGYPPPGYPPQQGYPPPPYPAQGYPPPYAPQYAQPPPRQQNSTGPGCLEGCLAALCCCCLLDACF, from the exons ATGAGTTATTACAACCAGCAGCAACCGCCGGTCGGAGTTCCGCCGCCGCAAG GTTATCCGCCGGAGGGGTACGGAAAGGAGGGATATCCACCGCCGGGATACCCGCCAGCGGGATACCCGCCAGCGGGATACCCACCGCCGGGATATCCGCCACAACAAGGCTATCCTCCGCCGCCCTACCCGGCGCAGGGGTATCCTCCGCCCTACGCTCCTCAATACGCTCAGCCTCCGCCCCGTCAACAAAATTCAACTGGCCCTGGTTGTTTGGAAGGCTG TTTGGCTGCTCTCTGCTGCTGCTGTCTATTGGATGCGTGCTTCTGA